TTCAAGGAAACGGTAAAGCTGAGCTTCATTGATGGCTTGCCGGATACCGTCTATATCGCTTTGGCCGGTGAGCATAATCTTTTTAACCTTGGGCAGTTTGTTGTGGATCTTAATCAGCAGTTCATCCCCCTTGGTGCCAGGCATGATATAATCGCAAATCACCACTTGAAGCTCAATGCCGTCAGCTATAAACTCTTCAATGACCTCCATAGCCTCTTCGGCACTGTGGGCAACTTCAATCACCCCCACTTCCTTTAAAGATTTATAAAACAAGGACCGAAGACTTTGGGTGACAATGGGTTCATCATCCACACATAAAATAGCTGTTTCTAAGGCATTATTGTTACTCATATTATTCACCTGATACGGTACGCTTAAACTGTGCAAGTCCTTGATCAATGTAACGAATCAATTCCTTTGAATCCCAGGGTTTGCTGATCATCTCAAACATATCCGCTTCATCCCGGGCTCTCTGTACTGACGTGGGATCAACCTGTCCGGACAGCATTACTTTGATGACATTGGGAAACCTGCGGTGAACCTGAATAAAAAATTCATCCCCCTTCATTCCAGGCATCAGCCAGTCGGAAATAATAATTAAAGGGGTATATCCGTCCGAGGAGAACTCATCTAAAATTTCCAGGCCTTCTTCGGCACTTTCGGCAATTTCGATTAAATATTGTTTACCATAGTGCTTATAAAGTTGATCTCGTAATGAATGCAAAACAATCTGTTCGTCGTCAACACACAAAAAGAGGCCATTTTTCGTATCAGCCATATTTAATCCTTATTTCGTGGAAGTAAGATGGTAAAGGTCGTTCCCTTGCCGACTTCAGATTCTATGTCAATCCGACCATCATGTTTTTTGATAATTTTAGCGACAATATCGAGGCCTAGCCCACTGCCTTCACCTCGTTTCTTGGTGGTGAAAAAGGGTTGAAAAATCTTTTGTTTGTTTTCGTCCGGGATGCCGCAGCCGGTATCTGCAACACAAATTTGCACATGGTTTTCCAAATTTTTCACCCGGATGGTTAAAACGCCCTTATAATCCATGGCCTGCAAGGCATTATATATCAAATTTGTCCAAACCTGACTGAGTTCATCCGGATACGCGAGTATGGGTTCCACCGCGTCATAATCCCGGATCAGTTCGGTATTTTGTTTAATCTGATTATGGTAAATGATCAACACGGTTTCAATGCTGTCAACAATATCCGTCTCTATCTTTTCATTGGTATTACTCTGGCGGATATACGATTTTAAAGCATAAATAATTTTACTGACCCGGTCCACAGCCTGATTAATATTTTTAGTGTTACTGGTAATGGAATGAAGACTGTACGCGGCCTCAAGGATAAATTCAGATTCCGGGTGAAATAATAGCGGTTTAAATACTTCCCACTGGTCATGCACATTCATCTGAACCAGAAAAAAGGCCATTTGCCGACCGCCTTCAATACCGGCCCCACTGAGATTGTCATTAAGTGCTCGAATCATTTCTCGTTCCTCACGACTGGTTCTTAACACGACCTTTTGGGGGGAGTGATTTAACAGACCGAAAAAAAGCGGGAGATGCCGATCGTCCAATTTTTCAATCAAGTCCGGTATATCTTTTTGTAATTTTTCAAGAAAATCTAAAATATTGCTGCCTGAGGATTTAATGGCCCCCATGGGGGTGTTTATCTCATGGGCAATACCGGCAATAAGTTGACCTAAAGCCGCCATTTTCTCAGCTTGCATCAACTCTTGTTCTGCCCGTTCACGTTCAAGGATCTGAGCCTCAAGCTGCGCCGTTCTTTTTTTAACCATATCCTCAAGCTGATCCCGATGCAAGGATAATTCAACCTGGGCCGCTTTTCGCTCAGTAATCTCCTGTTTTAGACGCACATTGGCAAGTTCGGTATTTCTTTTTGCATCCTCCACGACCGTCAGGTAATCTTGAATACTGTCTGCCATTTCGTTAAAGGAACAGGTCAGTTGACCAATCTCATCATTGGATGTCTCTTCAAGGCGAAAATCCATATCCCTTTTCTGAAAATGATTGATGCCGCGAATCATCTTAGTGATCTTACCGGTCAAGGCTGCAGCCATCCACAGGGCTATCAAAATGACCAATACGATCATCATTCCGGTGGATACACTCATTTTAAGGGCAGCATTTTGAAGACTGCGGCGAAGATAGGCCAGGTTGTATTCTTTTTGCCTTGTAAGGTTTGCTTCAAAATTTTTTCGAGTGGACTTAATTATGGCTGCTGTCTGCACCGCAGGTTTATGAAATTCATCCACATTGGCCCCAATGGTGACATACCCAAATCCCCTGGGGTGATTCCCGTAATGGCCGGTATAATAAGGAATGGCTGCTGCCGTGGTCAATTTCCACAATTTACTCCAAAAAATTAAAAATGATCCGGATCCTCCATGCTGGGTTAGGGTATGCCAACCCGTACACTGGGGTGCGAAATTGAGAAATCGCCCATCCAGTCCCAAATAACCTTGCTGTGTCAGTTCGCCGGCAGGTTTTTTCTTTAGAGCCTGAGCATCAAACCAGGGCACCTGGATTTCAAATTCCGACATGGAGCAATTGCATGAAAGCCACTTATCATAGAGCGATTCTTCCAGCCATGGGACGGCCTGTTCCCCGGTTTCAGGATCATATCCCACAATAAAATAGTCTCTGGGATGGGAAATATTTCGCCCCTTATAATCCCACATAAACGCGTAATTGCCGGAGCCTGCATTGGACGTAATGCAATAACGGTCATCGGTAGGGATAACATGATCAGTAAACTCCATGATATGGGTATGATCCAAGGCCAAGGTGACAAAGCCTGTTATTTTGCCCTTAACCACAACCGGGGTGGCCCATCGTACCAGACCTTTAAAACGAATCCCCAAGGGATTCTCAAGCCCGGCATACCCGGAATTTTCCGGTTGGAACACGATACCTGCCCTTTCAGCCCGGGCTTTGCTGTAAACGCCACCGGGTAAAAAGCCTTTCACATAAGCGCCAATGACGTCGGAGACATAAATTTGACCGGGCTTAAGTGTTTTTAAGGCTTCAAAATAGGTTTCCGCTTTGCAAAAGGTGTTTTCCTTTTTTGACACATCCAACGGCGTGTCAGGTAAAAGGCGGCTGTCGGAAACCTTAAATTTTTCCATGCCCGACAGATCCACATATGTCATTTCAAGATACAGAGGGCGAGACTCAACCACGCCTGTGGCTTCCGGTGGACGATAATGAAACTGATTGCGGTTATCTTCTATCCTTGCCGTCACCTCTTTGTGCTGCACAGGGGCCGGGTCTGCAGGAATCCATCGGGTACCGTCTTCATTCATTTTCCATTTGCCGTCATCCATGACCACCTTGCGGGTCCGGCTGGATAAAAAATTCTGGTATGCCCTTTTCCCCGGTATAATTTGAGCGGCTAAACGGATATCCACATCACGGTCGTATAAAAATTTGGCCACATGCCGTGCCGTATCTGTGGTCAGTCGTTCAATGGCTTCCCGGGAACGGTCATCCAATGCTTTAATGGAATCGCTTGTCGCTATATTCGCAATCCCCCCAACAAGCGCATTGGAATCCTGGGCCACCTGCTCGGTCTGTTTTTTTAATGTATCTGCCAAATCTGAAATAACATGCCAGGAGAACCAGGCCAAAGCCACCAAAGGAAAAACTTTTATCAGAACAAAAATAGCTATGAGCTTGGTGCGGATACTAAACGATCGTTTGGGCATAGCGTCTCCTGTCAATAGCTTGGGAATATGCGAATCCGTTGTGTGAGATTAATTAGTATATATTAAATTAAGCGTTAAAATCAAACCATCTTTTAACTTTGACAGACCTATTGACCTTATACTGATATAGATGGACGATGTTTTCCTATTGCTGCAGATCTATAAAACTTGTCTCCCAATACCGTTGGGATTGTGATAAGGCTATTTATGGTTGGTCCCTTTTTCTGACAGCCCGTTAGGGGGGCGAATATCGGGCGCGTAACACAGCGGGTCGGGGGACCGGTCATCTCGTATCCCCTTGCATTGGATACATTTTTATCCAAATACCACTTTTTAGGAGAACCATAAAAACGGATTCAAACAGAGAGGGCATCCAATGAATATGGTTGAAGTCAAAGATGTCAGCAAAACCTACACACAGGGCAATGTACAAATCCATGCCCTGGCCCACGTATCCCTTAATGTTCAAAAAGGGGAATTCTGTGCGCTTGCAGGGCCGTCAGGGTCGGGTAAAACCACACTGCTTAATCTGATGGGCGGACTGGACAACCCGACCCATGGGGAAATAATTCTGGATGGAGAAACACTCACCGGACTGTCCCAGTCAAGACTTGCCCAGATGCGCCTGAACAAAATCGGTTTTGTATTCCAGGCCTACAACATCATACCGGTGCTGTCGGCCCGGGAAAACGTGGAATATGTAATGCTCATGCAGGGTGTGCCGGCAAAGCAAAGAAAACAAAGGGCCAGCGCTGTTCTGGATGATGTGGGCCTTTCCGGCATGCACGACCGACGGCCGGCCGAACTATCCGGAGGCCAGCAGCAGCGGGTGGCCGTTGCAAGGGCTCTTGTATCCAACCCGGCCATTATTCTTGCAGACGAACCCACGGCCAACCTGGATTCCCAGACCGGCCAAGGGCTTTTGGAAATGATGGCCCGAATGAATGAACAGCGAAAAGCCACGTTTATCTTCTCTACCCATGACCAAATGGTAATGGGCTTTTCCCGAAGAATCATCCGGCTCAAGGACGGGGTTGTAGTTGATGATGATCACACCAAGTAATGAAAAACCCATTTTACGGGCAAGCATGGCCTTAAAGGCCATCACCGTGGCCTGGGGTTGCTCATTATTCTGGTTTGCTTCTCTCTTTTTGGGACATGCACAAGCAAATGCCTCTTTTCCCGAAATGGAATGGGACGGTCATCTAAAGTTTTACAGCCGGATCCTTTTTCCAAAATCAAACTCCGTATACCAAGCAGCAGGCCTGTCCCCCAATTATGACGGATATGGTGAGCTGCGCTTGAACAACAAAACCTTTTTTAACGACACCTTGTATCTGGAGGTCAATTATGAACTTATAGCCGGAGGAGGCGGTACCCGGAAGGACGGAGAAAAGCTTAAATCCCAATACCCAACCCTCTTTCCCAACGGCCTGTCCGGTCCCATGAAAGATGACCACCGTTTTTTTAATCTGACCGCCAACCTGCACCAGGGACAACGCTCTGTCATTTACCATCGCCTGGATAGGGCTTTTTTTTCGTTCTCACCATCCTGGGGGGAAATCCGCATCGGCCGCCAGGCCTTAACCTGGGGGCATGGATTTACCTTTAACCCCATGGATCTGTTCAACCCCTTTGCCCCCACAGACCTTGAACGCGATTACAAAACCGGAGACGATCTTATTCTGGTGAACTTTCCAGTGAAACATGTGGATATGGATCTGATTTATGCCGCCCACAGGGATCCGTATACAGACAAGGCAGGCATGGATCAGTCCTCTTTGGGGATCAAACTTCACGCCAACCTTAACAGGGTGGACACAGATATCATGGTGGCCCGACACTATAAGGACATCGTTACCGGCATCGGTACAGCCGGCACCTTGGGGGATGCTGCCTTCCGTCTGGATCTGACCGGCACATTCCTTGATCAAAAAAGTCGGGGACGATCTTTTTACATCTCCGGTGTGGCAAACCTAGATTATTCCTGGAGTTGGTTCAACAGAAACTGGTACGGATATATTGAACTTTATTACAACGGGCTCTGCGACAATGATTACAGTCAAGAACTCCCGGATCCGGCTGTGTCGAACCGCCTGGACAGGGGCGAACTGTTTGCTTTGGGCCGGTGGTATGCCAGCGCCAATGTCAATCTGGAGATCCATCCCCTGGTCAACGCGTACATCACCCCCATCGTCAACCTCCACGACGGCTCAGGCATGTTATTGCCCCGGATTGTTTATGACTTTTCCGATAATATCCGTATCACCTTGACAGCCCTTTTAAACTGGGGGGCCACCGGCACTGAATACGGCGGGTATGAAATCCCGGACACAAGCTTTACAATGGCTCCCGCCGACACAATTTCAGCAAGAATCACATGGTACTTCTAAACCGGCCGGAACGCTCGAATTCCCTTTTCCCAGAATATACACCCGTAAACGCTGGTATGAGGTCACAGGGCAATCTAATCTTTAATGCACTACCGCAAACCGTAAATTTTGCCGATCCCACCGTGGGGATATATGGTGGAGAAACTACAATTCACAACTGAGCAGAATTGATATGAGAGAATGTACCCCGTCGTTGGGGTATAAAAAGGAGACTTACGATTGAAAAAAATTTATTTAGCAGGGCCGCTATTCAGCTTGGCTGAGAGGGAATTTAACATTCGATTTGCCCAAATGATTGAGTCTGGAATGAAAGATGTTGAAGTCATCTTACCACAAAAAAGGGCATCCAAATTCCTTTCTTTAGAGAACGGCATGCAATTGATTTTTGAAGATTGTCTTAAGATGGTGGAAAAGGCGGATATAGTGCTGGCCATTTTAGATGGACCCGATGCAGATTCCGGCACCAGTGTTGAATTGGGCTATGCATATGCGATAAAGACCCCGATTATTGGGGTTCGCACAGATTTCAGAATTTCTGAAGATAAAGGGTTAAACCTGATGCTGTCGAATATATGCAGTA
This window of the uncultured Desulfobacter sp. genome carries:
- a CDS encoding response regulator produces the protein MADTKNGLFLCVDDEQIVLHSLRDQLYKHYGKQYLIEIAESAEEGLEILDEFSSDGYTPLIIISDWLMPGMKGDEFFIQVHRRFPNVIKVMLSGQVDPTSVQRARDEADMFEMISKPWDSKELIRYIDQGLAQFKRTVSGE
- a CDS encoding ATP-binding protein — encoded protein: MPKRSFSIRTKLIAIFVLIKVFPLVALAWFSWHVISDLADTLKKQTEQVAQDSNALVGGIANIATSDSIKALDDRSREAIERLTTDTARHVAKFLYDRDVDIRLAAQIIPGKRAYQNFLSSRTRKVVMDDGKWKMNEDGTRWIPADPAPVQHKEVTARIEDNRNQFHYRPPEATGVVESRPLYLEMTYVDLSGMEKFKVSDSRLLPDTPLDVSKKENTFCKAETYFEALKTLKPGQIYVSDVIGAYVKGFLPGGVYSKARAERAGIVFQPENSGYAGLENPLGIRFKGLVRWATPVVVKGKITGFVTLALDHTHIMEFTDHVIPTDDRYCITSNAGSGNYAFMWDYKGRNISHPRDYFIVGYDPETGEQAVPWLEESLYDKWLSCNCSMSEFEIQVPWFDAQALKKKPAGELTQQGYLGLDGRFLNFAPQCTGWHTLTQHGGSGSFLIFWSKLWKLTTAAAIPYYTGHYGNHPRGFGYVTIGANVDEFHKPAVQTAAIIKSTRKNFEANLTRQKEYNLAYLRRSLQNAALKMSVSTGMMIVLVILIALWMAAALTGKITKMIRGINHFQKRDMDFRLEETSNDEIGQLTCSFNEMADSIQDYLTVVEDAKRNTELANVRLKQEITERKAAQVELSLHRDQLEDMVKKRTAQLEAQILERERAEQELMQAEKMAALGQLIAGIAHEINTPMGAIKSSGSNILDFLEKLQKDIPDLIEKLDDRHLPLFFGLLNHSPQKVVLRTSREEREMIRALNDNLSGAGIEGGRQMAFFLVQMNVHDQWEVFKPLLFHPESEFILEAAYSLHSITSNTKNINQAVDRVSKIIYALKSYIRQSNTNEKIETDIVDSIETVLIIYHNQIKQNTELIRDYDAVEPILAYPDELSQVWTNLIYNALQAMDYKGVLTIRVKNLENHVQICVADTGCGIPDENKQKIFQPFFTTKKRGEGSGLGLDIVAKIIKKHDGRIDIESEVGKGTTFTILLPRNKD
- a CDS encoding ABC transporter ATP-binding protein — encoded protein: MNMVEVKDVSKTYTQGNVQIHALAHVSLNVQKGEFCALAGPSGSGKTTLLNLMGGLDNPTHGEIILDGETLTGLSQSRLAQMRLNKIGFVFQAYNIIPVLSARENVEYVMLMQGVPAKQRKQRASAVLDDVGLSGMHDRRPAELSGGQQQRVAVARALVSNPAIILADEPTANLDSQTGQGLLEMMARMNEQRKATFIFSTHDQMVMGFSRRIIRLKDGVVVDDDHTK
- a CDS encoding nucleoside 2-deoxyribosyltransferase; this encodes MKKIYLAGPLFSLAEREFNIRFAQMIESGMKDVEVILPQKRASKFLSLENGMQLIFEDCLKMVEKADIVLAILDGPDADSGTSVELGYAYAIKTPIIGVRTDFRISEDKGLNLMLSNICSTLIIDVSSDISGLADRYCDKGDL